The sequence below is a genomic window from Glycine max cultivar Williams 82 chromosome 20, Glycine_max_v4.0, whole genome shotgun sequence.
AAGAACCAACCAGCCCTAGCTTCGTGCAACCATGCTGGTGGAGCAGCATTGGGTTCGGTTCAACCAGAGAGTTGCTTTTAGAgcaaaaaaattactatatgcacaaaaaaaataaaaaataattactaagcAAAGATTCTAAGTGGAATCACTATGATTGTCCCTAGAGTCATAGGACAAGATAGGCATATACAATGTATCactatgttttttgtttttatgagaAGTGTGAGGAATGGATGTATCATCATGTTGTAGTTTCAGACGTTTTGTAGTTTTGGGTTTGTTGCCTGATCCTGAGGCGTTTGTAGCCCATTGGGCTACGGTGGGGCCTGGTCTTATAATTGTTATAGACCGTATGTGCTCCGATTTTCTATTACATGATTGTATttctataaaatatacaaatatatgtAGTAAACAAAAAGTTCATGTGTTACTGTATATTGGATTTTATAGTAGTTTTATGTTTTCTTGTGatgtattaaattatatatttattagccTATTTTAAATGCTTTACTACAAATAGGTTATTAGgataagttaataaaaaatttcaaaaacataaagcGCTTAAAACTTATaggcaaaattatatttttggtttctttagtTGTCTCCAATTTCGATTTTAGTTTCCTTCAAATTTATTCATGAATTTAGTCTCCCAATTATGTCGGTGCGTCATTTTAATCGAGTGTGGTAATTACCTCAACCCTGGTAATTACCCGAAGCAAATTAAAAGTCCCTAAGCTTATCTGAGACGCATGAGGTGTTGGCGGTCATTGTTGACGGTGGTTTTCCTTGAGAATTTGGGCTTCCATTTTAGTGGAAGTCGTCATCACTTGGTTTATGAACGAGGGGAGGTGTGGAAGGTTTGTTACTTTCTGCACGTGTGGATCACGATAGTTGTAGGGAGATGGAACGTCAATATTTTTGCAAGTAAGTTAGGTTATTTTATTGAAGTTTTCTTTATATTACCATGGTAGATGGTTGTGGTCCCTTTGTgggatttttttgttgatgcgGTCCACGATTTGTTTTccagtgtttattttttattcaggtGTTGGACTCCACGAGGTGTGTGTTGGCTTTTGTTTTCTTGTGGTCTGTTATGTCTTCCTCGCggtttttgcttttgtttttgttttcttgtgagGTTGTTTGGTTgatgtcatttttattcatgttttgggCTTCCTTTTCattcatgtttttatttattgaattcacATATTTAGTGGGTTTTACTGTATAATggaattttgttcttttattactGTCATTTTTTTCAGGCCAACCGAAGAACAAACAATGAGgttaaaaatttaccatggtggGATGTTCATTTATCAGTCCTTTACTATGTATACCAATGGTcagatagaagaagaagaatggggTTGGGATGTGGATATTATGTCCTATATTGACTTCAAGAAGCTGATTAACTCTGTTAGGTACAAACATTCCAGTGCTTATGCTATAGGGATCCCAAAAAAGCACTAAGCACAGGACACTTAATTTTGACTTTGATATTTTGCAATTGGCTAAAGATGTTTCTGGCTTCGATGTGGTTGAAGTCTATGTGGACCAGGGGGTGATTGACACAtcctaaaaaaagtttaatgatGTTGAGGATGACGAGGTTGTTGTAATTGATGGAGTGGTGAGGTTAAAGTTGTggtggatggtgaagttgaagCAGTGGTGGAGGGTGAAGTTAAGGCTGAGGGGCAGGTTGATGGACAAGCTTTGGTTGAGGTTCGAGTGAAGGTTGAGGTTCAGGTTGATAAACAAGGTTTGGTGGAGGTTCAGGTGCAGGCTAAAGGGGAGGTTGGTGTTCAAGGTGACATGGAGGAGAAGGTTCAGGTTGATGAACAAGGTTTGATGGAGGTTCAAGTGCAGGCTCAACATGAGGTTGGTGTTGAAGGTGAGCTGGAGGTTATGGTGGAGGGTGATGTTGAGGctgaggaagatgatgatgtAATAGTTATTATAGTGAAGTTTCAAATAATGACTTTGAAGAAAATTGGAATTGGGCAGAATCCTTGGACCCTGACACATTCACACAGACTGGTCAACCCACATTTGAGACTAATGAAGCAGACtcaacaaattttgattttggtgaTGAAGATGGAGATTCTGATGAGTTAGATACTCTAGATGGAAGTGATGATGAAGGTGATCCAAAAGTTAGATTTCCTCGGTTTAAGGTGCTTCAAAATGATGAAGATGTAAAGTTTCAGATAGGGTTGCAATTCAGTAATAAGAAACAAATTCTAGAGGCTATCAAAACCTTTGGTATAATGTCTAAGAAGAATAcgaaggttaaaaaaaattataacaaaagaGTCATTgcaatctataaaaaaaaaaaaagggtgtcCGTTCTACTTATGAGTCAGCAAGTCCATTCAAGCAACTTATTGGCAGGTGGTAACATTCAAAGATCAACATTATTTCTTTAGAATTGCTAGAAACAGCCATGCTACACCTGATTGGGTGGCAAAAAGGTTGATATCTTTATTAATGCATACTCCTGACATGAAGCTAAAAGCCTTAATTGCTTATGGTGTAGAGAAATGGGGAATCAGGTTGACCATGGATCAGGCATACAAAACAAAGGTTAAGGGAATGGAAAAAATTGAAGGTGCAACCAGAGATCAATATAAGCACTTGAGAAGTTATGTTGCTGAgatgttagaaaaaaaacaagaatagcATTGTGAAGATCAAATGTGACTTAACTCCTCATGGTCCTGTGTTTGAACGTATCTATGTATGTCTGAAGGCTTATAAGAATGCATTTCTAACCACTTGCAGGTCTTTGATAGGATTGGATTGTTGCTTTCTGAAAGGAGAATATGGTAGCCAATTGTTGTCTACAGTAGGTAAAGATGATGAAAACAATTAAATGTTTCCTATTGCTTATGCTGTTGTGGAATCTAAAAATTATTCGTCTTGGAAGtggtttgttgatcttttgatagCTGACTTAGATGGTATTCAGGAAAGATGTTGGCCATTCATTTCTGACCAATAAAAGGTAAAgttaaaattgatattgttaTTCATAAAGGATGTAGGGCATTTCATTtctactattatttaatttattcactaTTATTTGTAGGGGTTGGTTGAGGTAATCAAGGAGCTTGGACATAACGTAGAACATTGACTGTGTGTCAAACATTTGTATGGTAATTAGAAAAAGCAGTACCAGGAGCACATATGAAAGAGTTGATGTGGATGGCAGCTCGATCAACTACTATTCCTAATTGGGAGAAGACTATGGATCAGATTAAAACTTACGATGCAAAAGCTTGGAAGGATATGGAAAAGTTTAACATTGGTGCTTGGACAAGatctgattttaaaataaacactaaatgtTATTTGCAAGTCAACAACATGTGTGAGGCATTCAACAATGTAAAAATGGAGTACAGAGACAAGCCAATAATCACTATGTTAGAGGGAATTCGATTTTACATAagctccaaaattgtcaagttaAGAACTATCATGATGAGGTATCAAGGTACGATATGTCCCAAAATTCACCAGATcattgaagaaaacaagaaagCTTGTGAAGCATGGCGACCACATTGGTCTGGTGATGTTGATATGTCTTTGTTTGAGGTGTCAAAGGGCATAGAAAAGTTTGTGGTTAATCTAAAAGAACATACATGTTCTTGTAGAAAATGGGAGTTAATTGGAATTCCATGCACTCATTCAATAGCATGCATGTGGATTAATGGTGTCGAACCTGAACTTAGTGTTATTTCTTATTACAGGTCTTGTTTTCTGTTATTCCTATATTGTTGTTTTTGGAGTGTTTttggtaattgttttgaattgAATATCTTTCGATTGCATTTGACAAGAAATCTACTATCTTGTcaacatattcatttattatcTTTCCATGTAATGGACCAAACTTATGGCCTCCTTTACAAAGACCAGTCATGCTTCTGCCAATGAGGAGGAGGGCACCTAGAAGaccaaagaaagcaaaaaataagagaaatgatGAGCCTAAGAACAACTTCAAGCTACCAAGACAGTCAAAATCAATTGTTAGTAAAAAATGTGGGAAAGTTGGTCACAAAAAAAGGACATGTAAAGGAAAGACAATTGCTAATAGGAACATTCCAAATGGAGGGAATAAGGTAAATATTACTTTTGACCTTTATGTAAAGTGTGTCAAAtgagtttaatatttttccaatttttgcTTTCAATCTTAACAGAATTTAAAGAGACAATCAACCTTTGTCACCAATGATGTAACAAAGAAACAGAAAAATGTTTCATGTACAAGTAGGACCACAGCTGCAGGAACTCAAGGAGGTGATAGTACCATTCTAacacaagaatcaagaatcagcTAATGAAGTCGACATGGAGGACTTAGACCCAATTGGATTATCTGTTTAAGTTTTTAGGATGTGGAAGTTATATATTTTGTggctctattttttttgttggttcaaGTTATTGTTCAATGAGGCAATGTAATACActttttatctaattaatttttatttttatgtttaacttactctttaaaaagGCTATGTAATGCACTCTTATGTAGTTATGTTTTGTTGTTGGTTCAAGTTGTTCTTTTGTTGTTATGTTCAACTTACTctttatctaatatattttgtggctttgttttattgttatgttCAACTTACTTTTTTGTTGTTAATGAGGCTAAACAAACCACTATCGAAACACAATTTGTCTTATTTCTATCGAAACATATTTGAACCATGATATCAATATAGGTCCATTCACTAATTTTAATCACTGCATCAGctaaaaaatgttaacaaatcAAAGCTGAATACCAAATGAATACCAAAGTTGAACACCAATAAACTTTTCTTTCATTAACATAACCATTGAGCAATTACAGTGTGCAGACTAAAAAAAACCAACTTATCACCATTACCTTCATCCTAAACCATTGCATAATCGAAACACCAACAAGCAAATTACCACCATTAAATCGCATTCCCCTGCTACATAATAAAAACACCAACAAGCAAACACTGACCCAAGAAAAAACCAATTCAATCCctaaatttttttcctttatcttcATGTCATTGATCTTGCTTTGTAAACCCTTTCTATGATCTTCAATTCAtcaatcttcttcatcaatgctaCAACGATTCTTTTCTCACGACTGTTCACAAGTGGATCGTGCCACTTAAAAATGTCACATCATTTTCTACCTGTAAActacatggccaaaataaacacaaaaatcaatAGAAAAATCATAACATAACCAATGATATACATTATTCCTTACCTTGTGTAGACCACAACCATAAAAATGTCTTCCTGGATTATCCTCAGTCCACGATGTCACCAGTGGAGCCTCTACGTTACACAAACACATCACACAACTTTAGGGCTTCGAGCTGTACGATGAGGAACTCCTTTCCATGGGAACGATGTAGACAATGACGTGCCTCAGGCGATGACGATGATTTGCGACCACAACCTCCAACTTCCAAATGATAAATGCtaattataagtatattttttggGTTAAATTATACAGGAATTTGCAATTTTTCCCtcctaattttttctttttgagaaaataattattaaattaacatcatttatgtttttgtgaagagaatattaaaagtgatgaaatTATGATGCTTAGTGAGTGAAATAAAGCCCAAAAGGCAGGATAATTCAAGAAGACtagaataattaaggaaaacagagctaattaaggaaaacaggactaattaaggaaaacagaataattaaggaaagcaatgctaattaaggaaagaagactaattaaggaaagtaggCTAACTAAGGAAAGAAAGACTAATTTAGAAGCCCGCTAATCtacacctataaaagaagacataagaaggaaaaaacacacaaaaattccaagagaattcaattCCTTATAGAAGGCAAAGGCTAGATGAAGGAGAAGCAAGCATTGGGAGTCATTCCTTCCCTCCATTCacctttcttatcttttccctctttactaaatatttccctcttgcaattgtaaagcctccatgacaatgagagactaaacccCCTTTGTTAGGAACTTGGCAgccaactactcttgatgtaatttctcttcctatctatttaataatattacttttGCATTATCCTTTCTTGTGCTTAATACTATTGCTTGtgacttgatcacccatttgcatggtaagttttagggatAACATTGGGAAacgttattttctaatagaactgtgaaagagtatctaaataaagttATCACTAGGGAtagattgatatttgtttagcctgttatacatctatattcttaatgcaatttactattttagctctacaaagggatttgggagagaaaatagataaattagactctttcatgcggggaccaaagttagagtatattaGTAGACGTagatataaattgaaatattcataaatagagaaaaatctttaacattacatcaaagagtaaCTCTAGTAGGCTAAgtttccaacattctcatcttctgaatttaCTTCTACAAAATTATTAGGTTCTCTAATCTTcttgtcttttaatttaaattcttgtttaatttaattttttttcaatttaaattatttttttctactacctttctaaatattttttcttaatcaaatattcATCTACATAAGTACAAACAAAATACTTGTGGATACGATACTTGAACTTccgttttaactttactacttgggacGAATTGGTGTAGTTGTCGATCCATCAACACCAAACAAGATGACAACCTTGCTTGGCGACCACATTTACGGGATTGGACATAATTAGGGgactaaatttgtaaataaatttaaaggggAACTAAAATCGAAATTGAAGACAACTAGAAggaccaaaaatacaattttaccaaacttatataaaataaagtgtaACTTAACCCCACCTAATTTTACACCTAATATCATATTAAGCAATGAGAAATTGTATGAAGTCGAAGGTTTTAAATATCAATTCAAATAAGCTAAACATTAATGTTACATGATGTAATGattgtatttcttatttttgggTTAATTTAACTAATGTATTTGAAACGTTAGTAAGAAGATATTTTATTATGGTTGCAAAAAGCTAAGCATAGTTTTACTACTAGAAATCATACATTTAACATCGTtaggttaacattggttttggacaaaaccgatgttaacacaaACATGGTGGCATACTTGTAAATAAGAAGAGtttattaacattggttttgacaaaactgatgttaacatagcctcgttaacatcagttttgttaaaatcgatgttaacgtggctatgttaacatcgattttttaaaaaatagatgttgTGTTTTTACTTAAACTACAAATGCAAAACCCTTTTCTCTGTTCACGCTTAGTCTCGCAAACCCACCCTCGTCACTGCTATTGTCCCTGACCTCCCACGCTGAGTCTCGCAAAGCCACGCTCAGGCTGTCGTCGTGCTCTGGTTGTGTCTGCTGTGACACTCACCGTCGTGTCTTGGTAAGTTTTCTGGCTTCGGAAAAATTCATGTCGTCACTGACATTGTCTTTGAATGACGTTCATTGCTTTCCTTGGAGCCATTCCATTGGCACCAAAGCACTTTTTGCTCCTCTTTGCTCTTCTTTGTACTCGCTTGTGCTTGCCATTATGTTAACTTCCCTTAGTTATAACTTCCCTTAAACCGAGCTTTTAACTTCCCTTAGTTGGTCGCAACCTGCATGTGATGTATTTAGGAAAGTTGTACTTTGACTGTTTCAAGCTTCAGATACCCTGAGACTAGGCTCAGGCCCTTTGATTTGCGCTATATCAAAGGTGAGTGAGCCTATTTGCAGTGACCCCTTTGTCCTTAGtgattattgtttttgttgttgttcatgaAGCTCCGTTGTTGCAGCTTTAAGAGTTATACTCGCTATTTCTTTCATCCACAGAAGGAACATTGCGggtaaaattattcttttcttctctaACATTTCACTAAACATATGGTAGTATAGCATGGCTCTATTCTGTACTTTCTctctgtattttttaaataaaaattctgcTATTTGTTAATTCCCTTAACAAgtgttgttatttgttttttagaGGATCCATTGAAATCTTCATTTTGTGGTTGTATACCATGGTTCTGTTTTGTGTCTCTttaatagaaatatatatatatatatatatatatatatatatatatatatatatatatatatatatatatatatatatatatatatatatattttaataacgtGTAggcataaaaagaaatatacattAAACTTATGTTTTTGTTTGGGTATTACTTACTCTTAGGTCACACGGTTAGTTAGGTATGAAGAAAGCAACATGTGTAGCagttattattatcatatttctCTATGTTAATTTACAAGTTAAGGTTTAATAGGCAGTGAGAAGATTGGATGGTAATCCCTTTAATTTGAAGTAGGTAGGGTCATATCAAATGGAAATGTATCTATACTAACCATGTTCAACATCTTAGGGCAGTCGGTCAATATACACGAAAACCATCAAATGACCAAACCAACTTAGCTAGAAGCTTAAGTTATTAGTTAAGGATTACTGCCTAGTTGATATCAGCAAGCTTGTTATTGGACCAATACCAGAATTAGTGCTACttagtttcttttgttttaattagtgctgcttaaaaatcaaattaattagtgTTGCTTAgttccttttcttttaattagtgTTGCTGGAAAATTTGCCATTGTGTGCTATTGgataattaataacattatacattatttaacaaTAGCAAATTTTCTTGACATCTATTTTCAGTTGAACCATCAATAATCCACCCAAACTAGATTATTACCAAGAAGTACTGATGTAGAGTTGTTTCACGTTGATTAGTAGTTTCAAATTATAGTCTTTGATATgttacaagaagaaaacgaCAATTTGGTCAATAAGGTGATAAAATACATTAGTTTGAGTAATATGTTTTCCTTAGAC
It includes:
- the LOC102663497 gene encoding uncharacterized protein, which gives rise to MYTNGQIEEEEWGWDVDIMSYIDFKKLINSVSGEVKVVVDGEVEAVVEGEVKAEGQVDGQALVEVRVKVEVQVDKQGLVEVQVQAKGEVGVQGDMEEKVQVDEQGLMEVQVQAQHEVGVEGELEVMVEGDVEAEEDDDTGQPTFETNEADSTNFDFGDEDGDSDELDTLDGSDDEGDPKVRFPRFKVLQNDEDVKFQIGLQFSNKKQILEAIKTFGIMSKKNTKVVTFKDQHYFFRIARNSHATPDWVAKRLISLLMHTPDMKLKALIAYGVEKWGIRLTMDQAYKTKVKGMEKIEGATRDQYKHLRSYVAEMLEKKQE